The Candidatus Koribacter versatilis Ellin345 genome has a segment encoding these proteins:
- a CDS encoding tail fiber domain-containing protein encodes MKPWLATVCLMFAFTTLAFAQQPNSTSTTPQVSVPSMIRFSGQVKGASGTVGITFTLHKTQDDNAALWTESQNVRADESGHYTVLLGAAKAIPIDLFTSGEAQWLAIHITGQPEQRVLLVSVPYAVKALEAQTLAGHAATDFVTSDKLTTAVKQELQQQAPTRKTTKKDATTNAPNPATNFADTNTTQVVQVVQSGIGSGLVAIAAAGAGVQGATSGASGYGVFGSNTSATGTAVGVRGSTTSGNGIAVYGTANGTSGSSTGVKGISSAPSGYGVFGQNTATTGTAIGFRGSSASTSGVAIYGTATSTTGTTKGMLASVASTNGIAAVFQNTAASGKLLSGQSGASNTEVFSVDNAGNTTAAATVSGLLMNTSSTVARKPYMINGLGILGVGQTVNDYNLFIGWGAGDAEVHDGNQQNNVFIGPGTGMNNTTGYSNTFIGSGVSSNSSTTHSNTLIGSAVATNGAGNQNTILGSLAGFQLGAGDANVFLGFEAGFYNTSGNSDIYIGSAGCGTSSCSEDSTIRIGSAQTATYIAGIYSESPGPSSASVVIGSNGKLGIPTSSRRFKEQIADIGDSRKLFQLRPVTFFYKPEYDGGAHEKQFGLIAEEVAKIYPDMVINDKEGRPFTVKYQFLAPLMLNAVQKDHAVIAAQERVIATQQKQLKSQQQHMDELSARLARLEAAVDRLTTTH; translated from the coding sequence CCTTGCACAAGACGCAAGATGACAACGCCGCGCTGTGGACGGAATCGCAGAACGTTCGCGCCGACGAGAGCGGTCACTACACGGTTCTGCTCGGCGCTGCCAAGGCGATTCCTATCGACCTGTTCACCTCCGGTGAAGCGCAGTGGCTCGCCATCCACATCACGGGTCAGCCGGAACAGCGCGTGCTGCTGGTCAGCGTTCCCTATGCGGTGAAAGCTCTGGAGGCGCAGACGCTAGCTGGCCACGCGGCGACCGATTTCGTCACCAGCGACAAGCTGACTACGGCCGTAAAGCAGGAACTCCAGCAACAGGCACCGACCAGGAAGACCACGAAGAAGGACGCGACCACGAACGCGCCGAACCCGGCCACGAACTTCGCGGACACCAACACAACGCAAGTCGTGCAGGTGGTGCAGAGCGGAATCGGCTCGGGACTGGTGGCGATCGCTGCGGCTGGTGCCGGCGTGCAGGGCGCGACCTCCGGCGCATCAGGCTACGGCGTCTTTGGCTCGAACACTTCCGCGACTGGCACAGCGGTTGGTGTGCGTGGATCCACGACTTCGGGCAACGGCATTGCGGTGTATGGCACCGCGAACGGCACCAGCGGATCGAGCACTGGCGTGAAAGGCATCTCGTCGGCACCGAGCGGCTACGGAGTGTTCGGCCAGAACACCGCTACCACTGGCACCGCGATCGGATTCCGTGGATCGAGTGCCTCCACCAGCGGCGTGGCAATCTACGGCACCGCGACATCCACCACCGGTACGACCAAGGGAATGCTGGCGTCGGTGGCGAGCACGAATGGCATCGCCGCGGTCTTCCAGAACACGGCAGCTTCGGGCAAACTGCTCAGCGGCCAGTCAGGCGCGAGCAATACCGAGGTCTTCAGCGTAGACAACGCGGGCAACACGACGGCTGCTGCGACGGTGTCGGGGCTGTTGATGAATACATCCAGCACGGTTGCTCGTAAGCCATACATGATCAATGGCTTGGGTATTCTCGGCGTCGGCCAAACGGTGAACGACTACAACCTCTTCATTGGTTGGGGCGCCGGCGACGCCGAGGTGCATGACGGCAACCAGCAGAACAATGTGTTCATTGGCCCCGGGACCGGCATGAACAACACCACCGGCTATAGCAATACATTCATCGGATCAGGAGTGAGCAGCAACAGTAGTACGACGCATAGCAATACCCTCATCGGATCGGCGGTGGCCACCAACGGGGCCGGCAACCAAAATACGATCCTCGGCAGCCTCGCAGGATTCCAACTCGGTGCGGGCGATGCCAACGTTTTCCTTGGCTTCGAGGCTGGTTTCTACAACACGAGCGGAAATAGCGATATCTACATCGGATCGGCGGGGTGCGGCACCTCATCCTGTAGCGAAGACAGCACGATCCGCATTGGAAGTGCGCAGACCGCGACCTATATCGCGGGAATCTATAGTGAGTCGCCCGGACCGAGCTCGGCGAGCGTAGTCATCGGTTCGAATGGAAAGCTCGGTATTCCCACTTCTTCACGGCGCTTCAAAGAGCAGATCGCGGACATAGGCGACTCAAGGAAGCTCTTCCAGTTGCGTCCCGTGACGTTCTTCTATAAGCCCGAATATGACGGCGGTGCCCATGAGAAACAGTTCGGCCTAATCGCGGAAGAAGTGGCAAAAATCTATCCCGACATGGTCATCAATGACAAAGAGGGTCGGCCTTTCACGGTGAAATATCAGTTTCTGGCGCCCCTGATGCTCAATGCCGTGCAGAAAGACCACGCTGTGATTGCTGCGCAGGAGCGAGTGATTGCGACCCAGCAGAAGCAGTTAAAGTCGCAACAGCAGCACATGGACGAGTTGTCCGCGAGACTGGCAAGGCTTGAAGCGGCGGTGGACCGCCTCACAACCACGCACTGA